The Arachis ipaensis cultivar K30076 chromosome B03, Araip1.1, whole genome shotgun sequence region aataaaaaatctcatTCNNNNNNNNNNNNNNNNCCTATATGAGTTTAAATTTTTACTATTCACAGTTAAGAGTAGGACGGTTCTATGCAAGTTATTAtagaataaaatgaaataaagcaAAAATCTATCTTTATCCATATGTACTCACCACATTATCATCCCTaactaatttatttataaaagtcTAATACTCTActaaatttatcaataaataaaaatagttttGTATCTATCAAAAATAGTTTCTAGACAAAAATATCCAGATATTAAATTTATTCATTGATAACTTTGTAAGCTTTTTAAAATTCAACGAGTAAAAATGGTAATTCATTCAAAagtcaaaactttcatgctttcTCTTCGACAATCCAACGGTTCTTAGTCCATTTTATACTTCCATCGAACGGTTGAAAGTTTCAGCATGGCAATGCTGATGCAGGGCCAAGATGTAATTAAGTTATTAACTACCGAAGCTACCACTCCACATGGCATTCAATCTATCACCTGCCTGGCACGTGACCTTCCCTGATATTGTAGCTGGCATTTCCatgtctctctctctccctcttctctgaGGACTCAAAAACAGTGACTCACTCACTGAGTCAAATCGGTAAAAactgaaagaaacaaaaaaaaaaaaagagggttcTTTCCAAGTTATTTCACTACTTTTCCTTTTCAACATTGCTATCCatatttgtttttgtttcttttttgcaTTGAGGATTGTTCTGTGAGATTGTGGATTTAGGGAAGTGTTGTTAATGTGCACTTTGGAATTCACTGTGTTGGTTAGTTTCAAGCTTCAAACATGAAGGAGTTGCATTCTCTGAGTCTCCTTCAAATTACTCTGTTTCTTCCTCTTCTTATGTGTATGTTTTATTTCTTGAATATATCTGCATGACCCATAATTGCTAATTTCAATTCTTGTTGCATTAATTGCCCTTTATAGTTGCAAGTTTGTATCTTTTGTCGTCTTTGTTCTTAAATTTCTGTTAGATTATGTAATGGCATTGCAATAAGCATTGGAATTAAGTTTGCATTTGCAGTTTCTTGTATATTGTGATGTTTTAAATTCAAGCTGAGTATTGTATGAAGCTTTGTGTGTGTTGAAGGAAACCTAAAATTACTATAGGTTGGAAATTCTTGAAGAGTAGAATTGTTCAACATGAAATCAAGTAGAATAGTATAGTATTGATGTTATAGATTTGAGTAAAACCCATGGTTAAAGAGGGAGTATTGGTCCAATTTTCTATGGCAGTGTTTATCTTATTGCAAAAGAATGAAAATGTGCTACCAAAGTAATAGGCAAACTCTTTAGAAATGTTaggtccctttttttttttttaaattaaaaccatTTACAATAAGAAATGAAGAACTGAATGTCATTAAAGTTGGCCTGCTATTGTTCTTTATTTTGGGCTTGTACTTGATGAACACTGAACACAAGTATACTTGTTTCGGTATCTTAGACTTTAAGCATGTGTTTGCGAGTTGAAGTTTTTGGGGGAAAGTTTGGAAGGGTAAAATGGACTTCACCTTACACTTGAAAGCTGTTCCCTTCTCTCCATTTTCCTCTAAAATCAAAACTCACAAACATTTCCTTAGTCAATGTTGGAGTGTTCCATTTTTTTGTAAGAAATATCACTCTTTATGATGTAATTTAATTTGCCTCTAAGCAGGTATGAACAAGTCTCAGGGCTCTCCAACCAGTGGTACAAAATATTCCATTTCGATCACAACGAAGGATGGCATGCTGCCTCTTGATATCTCTCCAAGTGCACAGCCACAGCCATTTTTGCCTCTTTTAGCACCTTCGCCATTGACGCCTTTCAAAAACTATTCTATGCCTCAGTTTAAACTGTCAGGTACAGTaaacttttccttttcaattttctaGTGTGGGATCATAGGTTGGGAATTTTCATTTGATAAAATCTCATTTTCACATGTACTTATAACTATTTAACACATTATGGTTGGTGTGGTGAAATTAAGGGAAGTTTAACTGGATAAATGGAGATTAAGTCTATTGTGATGCAATTATATCTTAGAAATGATTTTGACTTACTCATTCATTAGGAAAATTCGGATATCCTTGCAAATGTGCTGACTTTGCATTTATTCCTAACTTCATCATATGATTAAATCCATTATCATGAATGAGACTATAAATAGCTTCTTACCAACGAACAATGAGATCACTTTATTTTTCCTTCACCACATTATTCCCCTCGTCATAGTAGTGTTTTGAGGTTAATCAGCCCCAACCCCATCATCAAAGGATAATTAAAAACAAGTGAACAATCCACTGtaaaaatttatcttgaaatgcTTTGAGTTGCCACTCCTTTTAGCTGTTAAGATGATCTAAAGTTCCCTTTTACTTGCAGGTCTATGTTCATTAAATTTCTCTGCTGCCGAAGATATAATGACCACAACTGCTACTGATTGCTGGACTTCCTTTGCTCCATTTTTGGCGAATGTACTATGTTGTCCTCAATTTGATGCCATGCTGTTGGTCCTTATTAGTCAATCAAGCAAATTCTCTGGGGTACTAGCATTGAACACAACTCATGCTCGGCATTGCCTGTCTGATGTTAAGAAGGTCCTTGTCAATCAAGGAGCAAACGATGACTTAGGGAAAATATGTTCAGTCCATCCAGTGAATCTCACTGAAGGCTCGTGTCCTATTGTATTTGTTGATGAAGTTGAGAGCATTGTTGACTCATCAAGACTTCTGACTGCTTGTAGAAAAATTGATCCCGTAAATGAGTGTTGCAACCAAGTTTGCCAAAATGCTATAAATGATGCTGCAAGGAAAATAGCCTTGAATGATATGTCGAACTCAAATGGTAACCATAGCTTGCCTGGGAAGACAACTAGGATCCAAGATTGTAAGAATATTGTCCTTCGTTGGCTGGCTAGTAAACTTGATCCATCGGCTGCAAATAGTGTTTTTAGAGGTCTCTCAAACTGCAACCTAAACAAAGGTTAGTAAAGGGGGAAAACGAAACTGAAAATAAGCCCTCGTCTATCATGTTTGATTATTTAGTACTCTCTTGTCTAATTTACTGAAATATGAAGCATAATCTAACATGTTCATGTTTAATGTTATTGTATCACTTGGCTCAGTTTGTCCGTTGGTTTTGCCGAATGTCACAAGTGTAGTGAAAGAGTGCAGAAATGATATAAGTAACCAAACAAGTTGCTGCAAAGCCATCAAAAGCTATGTGTCCTATTTACAAGACCAGAGCTTCATAACCAATCTGCAAGCCTTGAAATGTGCTGCATCACTGGGCAAGAAGTTGCAAAATGCTAATGTC contains the following coding sequences:
- the LOC107629964 gene encoding uncharacterized GPI-anchored protein At1g61900 isoform X1, giving the protein MKELHSLSLLQITLFLPLLMCMNKSQGSPTSGTKYSISITTKDGMLPLDISPSAQPQPFLPLLAPSPLTPFKNYSMPQFKLSGLCSLNFSAAEDIMTTTATDCWTSFAPFLANVLCCPQFDAMLLVLISQSSKFSGVLALNTTHARHCLSDVKKVLVNQGANDDLGKICSVHPVNLTEGSCPIVFVDEVESIVDSSRLLTACRKIDPVNECCNQVCQNAINDAARKIALNDMSNSNGNHSLPGKTTRIQDCKNIVLRWLASKLDPSAANSVFRGLSNCNLNKVCPLVLPNVTSVVKECRNDISNQTSCCKAIKSYVSYLQDQSFITNLQALKCAASLGKKLQNANVSNNVYNLCRIGLKDFSLQVGSQESGCLLPSLPSDAVFDKSSGVGFMCDLNDNIVAPWPSSSLSLLPSSCNRTTKLPSLPTATSSQNGLYINNLVLLHLFTSLILFKRLL
- the LOC107629964 gene encoding uncharacterized GPI-anchored protein At1g61900 isoform X2, with the protein product MKELHSLSLLQITLFLPLLMCMNKSQGSPTSGTKYSISITTKDGMLPLDISPSAQPQPFLPLLAPSPLTPFKNYSMPQFKLSGLCSLNFSAAEDIMTTTATDCWTSFAPFLANVLCCPQFDAMLLVLISQSSKFSGVLALNTTHARHCLSDVKKVLVNQGANDDLGKICSVHPVNLTEGSCPIVFVDEVESIVDSSRLLTACRKIDPVNECCNQVCQNAINDAARKIALNDMSNSNGNHSLPGKTTRIQDCKNIVLRWLASKLDPSAANSVFRGLSNCNLNKVCPLVLPNVTSVVKECRNDISNQTSCCKAIKSYVSYLQDQSFITNLQALKCAASLGKKLQNANVSNNVYNLCRIGLKDFSLQVMSKYLGFSTYQFSPRPHLF